A single Hyperolius riggenbachi isolate aHypRig1 chromosome 12, aHypRig1.pri, whole genome shotgun sequence DNA region contains:
- the LOC137541372 gene encoding cAMP-dependent protein kinase catalytic subunit-like has protein sequence MGSSGRKKLDAYKRLEEDKEVEEERETKRENATMTTLHRVAAFMRNARDRIVRLVRGSTTQRHSPPHGRSHKTSKIEENHERAKRCDKDSESCKRKRSEEKAGPSKRFRKLTGTQKRKRSEMDSGPKTENSKRIRMDSDMEAQDSVTLEASSVPLTADQFTFHHVLGEGAFGQVLLATDAVRQERVAIKVLKKRMLLRCQEYLDEGQYLAITSQSPFLIHGYGAFHTDNYIFYVMELATGQTLFDYLGTNLDFKTLQFISAELVCGIQFLHSKGIIHRDLKEDNIMLTADGHIKITDFGLAVKKTKYMTEAMDWYALGVMLYHLIKGDYSSMSPTWADEPWAREELQLETKPSYQGHEDQTADFLQKLLRQNRSQQLGVHGDIRSHPFFSDINWKEVETGILPSPIAVQQHCPQQDEDDAMLPFYTVRGIVPLAPEDQVVFTNVPFVCPAWASSYHTAPMHPDVRPPQE, from the coding sequence ATGGGCTCTAGTGGAAGAAAGAAGCTGGACGCATACAAGCGCCTGGAGGAGGACAAAGAGgtagaagaggagagagagactaaGAGGGAAAATGCTACAATGACCACTCTGCACAGAGTTGCTGCCTTCATGAGAAATGCTCGTGACCGCATTGTTAGACTGGTGCGTGGATCTACTACCCAACGCCATAGCCCTCCTCATGGTCGGTCACATAAGACATCAAAGATCGAAGAAAACCATGAAAGGGCAAAGAGATGCGACAAGGACAGTGAATCCTGTAAAAGAAAAAGATCTGAAGAAAAGGCTGGACCAAGCAAGAGATTCAGAAAACTTACTGGAACTCAAAAAAGGAAAAGATCAGAAATGGACAGTGGCCCTAAAACAGAGAATAGCAAGAGAATCAGGATGGACAGCGACATGGAGGCTCAAGACAGTGTAACCCTTGAGGCCTCCTCTGTTCCTTTAACAGCAGACCAATTCACCTTCCATCATGTTCTTGGAGAAGGAGCTTTCGGTCAGGTTCTGCTTGCAACAGATGCAGTACGTCAAGAACGTGTTGCCATCAAGGTTCTCAAAAAGAGAATGCTCCTAAGATGTCAGGAATACTTAGATGAGGGACAATATCTGGCAATCACTAGCCAGAGCCCCTTCCTCATTCATGGTTATGGAGCATTTCACACTGACAACTACATCTTCTATGTCATGGAGCTGGCCACAGGACAGACCCTTTTTGACTACCTGGGTACAAACCTGGATTTCAAGACTCTCCAATTCATTTCAGCAGAGCTTGTTTGTGGCATCCAGTTCCTACACAGCAAAGGAATCATTCACCGAGATCTGAAAGAGGATAACATCATGCTAACTGCAGATGGACATATCAAAATCACGGATTTCGGACTAGCTGTGAAGAAAACAAAATATATGACCGAAGCAATGGACTGGTATGCACTGGGTGTCATGCTATACCACCTGATTAAAGGAGACTACTCGAGCATGTCACCCACATGGGCCGATGAGCCATGGGCAAGGGAGGAGCTACAACTAGAAACAAAGCCTTCCTACCAAGGGCATGAAGATCAAACCGCTGACTTTTTACAAAAGCTTCTGCGTCAAAACAGgagccaacagctgggagtccatggtgacatcaGAAGCCATCCATTCTTTTCTGATATTAACTGGAAAGAGGTGGAGACTGGCATCCTGCCGTCACCAATTGCAGTGCAACAACACTGCCCACAGCAAGATGAGGACGATGCAATGCTGCCCTTTTATACTGTAAGAGGCATCGTTCCACTTGCACCAGAGGACCAGGTCGTGTTCACTAACGTCCCGTTTGTGTGCCCTGCATGGGCTTCCAGCTACCACACTGCTCCCATGCACCCAGATGTCAGGCCACCCCAAGAATAA